The genomic DNA TTCTCCCTCTATTATCATCAGTTGCTGGTCAAGAACAAGTTTTAGATTTACAAGATGTATTTAGAAGATTTTCATTCGATAATATCTGCAAATTCTCCTTTGGGTTAGACCCTGGTTGCCTCGAATTATCACTGCTAGTATCAGACCTTGCTGAAGCTTTTGATTTAGCATCAAAATTTTCGGCACAAAGAGCGCTGGCATCTTCATCTTTGATATGGAAGGTCAAAAGGCTATTGAACTTGGGCACGGAAAAGCAGCTTAAAGAAGCCATTAAAGTAGTAGATGAATTTGCTGAAGAGATGATTAAGCAACGGCGGGAAGAGGGCTTTTCAGACAGATATGATCTCTTGTCGAGATTCATGGGGACAACCAACGATGACAAGTATCTTAGAGACATCGTGGTAAGTTTCCTCTTGGCTGGTCGGGACACGGTGGCGTCAGGGTTGACCAGCTTCTTTTGGTTGTTATCTCATCATCCAGAAGTTGAGTCAGCCATCCGAGAGGAGGTGGAAAGGGTGATGGGGTCGAGTGATGGGCAATTTGCAAGTTTTAATCAAATTCGAGAAATGCACTATTTACACGCGGCATTGTATGAAAGCTTGAGACTTTTTCCACCTGTCCAATTTGACTCCAAGTTTGCTCAAGAGGATGACGTATTGCCTGATGATACCTTTGTGAGGAAAGGCACCAGGGTCACCTACCATCCATATGCAATGGGTCGGATGGAGCGGATTTGGGGCCCCGATTGCCTTCATTACAAGCCAGAAAGATGGTTGCAAAATGGGAGATATGTTCCTGAAAACCTGTACAAGTTCCCAGTTTTCCAAGCTGGGAAAAGGGTTTGTTTAGGGAAGGAAATAGCATTGGTGGAGATGAAATGTGTGGTTCTAGCCGTAGTTAGGCGGTTCAATATCCGGGTTCCCCATTCGAATCAAGCACCAAGGTTTGCCGCTGGTCTTACAGCCACCTTGAGAGGTGGCTTACCCATTCTAGTCCAAGAAAGGGAAGCTTAATTAATTGAGACAAGAGCTTGTTTAGGTAGTACAAGTTACATATAAGCTGATCCATATGGgttgaatatgaaaatgtttTCAACACAGAAATCTAATGGCTCAAAGGGGACATCCTTGTATATATATTTTGGTCAGATTAATAGATGTTACAGCacatttttgtaaatatcatcAGTCTTTCTCTTCCTGATAAATGTTTATTTTTTCCCTTTCTCTTCGCAATACGGGCATTTAAACTAAATCTGATAAGGGCTGGTCTATAAGATATTAATCAACTTACGCTAATGGAGGATTGATGAAGGTGATGACAGTGACATTGTTGGTGATAATTACACCTAAATTTTAAGGTCCATCCGAATCATTATGCTGAGATTAAATAGAGTATGACTTAAGCCAGTTTAGCGAATTGAAGTTTTAATTCTTCACTTGTTTTTTCTTGTAGTTTGTAAATTACCATTTTTACccaaatcatattttattttcatgTTAAACTAGTAGTTGGTTGTTAGGTTTAATATTTACtaatttaataaatgtgagtgGAGTAGTTAGTTTGGTTATGACAGTAGATGTCTTTCCTCGTCATTTGGTCCTCGAAATAGGTTTAATTCCTTGAAATTATTTGAAAGAATAGTGAATAAATttgattgtttttaaaatatattcacTACTTTTATTGACCAATAATCAACCAAAAAGCTAATTAATGAGTTTGAGACATGGTCCTTTGTGAAGAAAAGAtgttaaattgtttatttttataatagtaaaaattaattttattattttaatattttatatatttttaaaattttaaaaggttaaatcaaATTTTTGTCTTTTTGAaggtaaagtataattttattattactattttgaaattttataaattataaaaagtttaaACTAAAAATTTAGCATTTTAGGGGTCATGGCCTCTTTAGATATTCACTACTCTTCGTCACTACTCAACGAGTCTTGTACGAGATTCATTAAATTCAATATCATATCTAACCAAAAACACTGTTAATCCCTTAATTCAACACTTGGATTTGTATTATCAACTATCAAAAGCTAGAAATTCATAAAATCCCAAAGGACAAAAATCATCTTGTACCTTGAAATTGCAGAACGACAATGGTGTCATGCAAAGGAAACGAAACTTCTCTCTTCATTCTCCTTAGCCGATtgtagaagaagagaaaatgagtTTTCTCTTTCATTCCACCACCATTTATCCATATAAATcttaataaactaaaataaataatacaaatcaATGGCCATTATGTGCTCATGCTAACATTAGTGGAAACCAACCGCAATGATCAAAGCTTGCCACGAACCTCAAGATAATTATGGAATAATTTATTATAAGGCCATGCTAAATTACTACATTAGTCCCGCTCATTTGTTCCATGATTTGTTAACTTTCTCAACCTTCAACCGAATTTTTCAACACCGACAAATATTGGGTTGTTACATGCATTCATTTTGCATTTAtcatattttctttaatttttcattgCATTTAAAGTGCTTTTTAAGTAATTAGAACTTAATAAGTGTTGTATTGATTTTTCATAGTTTTAATTAGACTGGAGATGTAGGTTTCAGCACAAAAGAAGGctaaacacaaaaattgaaaacaaGAAAAATTCGAGAGGTAATTGGAATGATATGGAAACCACAACGCCTAGGCTAAATGAAAGGGCCAAATTTGGCCCCATAATTGGAATGACATGGGAACCACAACGCCTAGGCTAAATGAAAGGGCCAAATTTGGCCCCATTTTGCCTATTTTAGATTCTTTGCAACCAATTACAAGATGTAACCCTAAAAACGGC from Gossypium arboreum isolate Shixiya-1 chromosome 9, ASM2569848v2, whole genome shotgun sequence includes the following:
- the LOC108455935 gene encoding cytochrome P450 94C1-like, with product MDSQLSLWFCSMSTAFCFFFFSFTLLFSLFSLLIFVLRLKLWCTCEICQAYLTSSWTKDFDNLCDWYTHLLKNSATGTIHIHVLGNIITANPANVEHMLKTRFENYPKGKPFSTLLGDLLGRGIFNVDGDSWKFQRKMASIELGGVSVRTHAFDIVRSEIQSRLLPLLSSVAGQEQVLDLQDVFRRFSFDNICKFSFGLDPGCLELSLLVSDLAEAFDLASKFSAQRALASSSLIWKVKRLLNLGTEKQLKEAIKVVDEFAEEMIKQRREEGFSDRYDLLSRFMGTTNDDKYLRDIVVSFLLAGRDTVASGLTSFFWLLSHHPEVESAIREEVERVMGSSDGQFASFNQIREMHYLHAALYESLRLFPPVQFDSKFAQEDDVLPDDTFVRKGTRVTYHPYAMGRMERIWGPDCLHYKPERWLQNGRYVPENLYKFPVFQAGKRVCLGKEIALVEMKCVVLAVVRRFNIRVPHSNQAPRFAAGLTATLRGGLPILVQEREA